From one Salinibacterium hongtaonis genomic stretch:
- a CDS encoding LLM class flavin-dependent oxidoreductase, producing the protein MTRQIRFNAFDMNCVAHQSSGLWRHPQDQSRRYNELTYWTELAKLLERGRFDGIFIADVLGTYDVYGGSNEAPIKHGAQVPVADPLLVVPAMAYVTEHLGFGVTAGTAYEHPYPFARRMTTLDHLTNGRVGWNVVTGYLPSAARNMGHDDQMEHDERYAHADEYLEVLYKLWEGSWEDDAVVVDRESGVFTDPSKVHDINHEGKYFTVPGIHISEPSPQRTPVIFQAGASPRGIDFAANNAEAIFVASPTKEILKATVGRIRDALEAAGRDRYSARIYTLLTVITDATPEKARAKHAEYLSYASEEGALVFMSGWMGIDLSQYDLDEPVGNVKSNAIQSAVSNFQQANAEGGEWTVGDIARHSAIGGLGPTIVGSGEEIADQLQEWVDYTDVDGFNLAYAVTPGTFEDIVEHVIPVLQARGVYPTEYAKGTLRNKLHGRGDRLPAEHKGASFKV; encoded by the coding sequence GTGACCCGTCAGATTCGTTTCAACGCATTCGACATGAACTGCGTCGCCCACCAGTCGTCGGGGCTGTGGCGGCATCCGCAGGACCAGTCACGTCGCTACAACGAGCTCACCTACTGGACCGAGCTCGCCAAGCTACTCGAACGGGGCCGCTTCGACGGCATCTTCATTGCGGATGTTCTGGGCACCTACGACGTGTACGGCGGCAGCAACGAGGCCCCCATCAAACATGGTGCTCAGGTGCCCGTCGCCGACCCGCTGCTGGTCGTGCCGGCCATGGCCTATGTCACGGAGCACCTCGGTTTTGGGGTGACCGCTGGCACCGCCTACGAGCATCCGTATCCATTCGCCCGCCGCATGACCACGCTCGATCACCTCACCAACGGCCGCGTCGGCTGGAACGTCGTCACCGGGTATCTGCCGAGCGCCGCCCGCAACATGGGGCACGACGACCAGATGGAGCACGACGAGCGCTACGCCCACGCTGACGAGTACCTCGAGGTGCTCTACAAGCTGTGGGAGGGCTCATGGGAGGACGACGCGGTTGTCGTCGACCGTGAGTCGGGCGTCTTTACCGATCCGTCGAAGGTGCACGACATCAATCACGAGGGCAAGTACTTCACGGTGCCGGGCATCCATATTTCGGAGCCCTCCCCGCAGCGCACCCCCGTGATCTTTCAGGCGGGGGCATCGCCGCGGGGCATCGACTTCGCCGCGAACAATGCCGAGGCGATCTTTGTGGCCTCGCCCACCAAGGAGATTCTCAAGGCCACCGTCGGACGCATCCGGGATGCCCTTGAGGCTGCAGGGCGCGACCGCTATTCGGCCCGCATCTACACGCTGCTCACGGTGATCACCGACGCGACGCCCGAGAAGGCGCGCGCAAAGCATGCCGAATACCTCTCCTATGCCAGCGAAGAGGGTGCCCTCGTCTTCATGTCGGGCTGGATGGGAATCGACCTCTCGCAGTACGACCTCGACGAGCCGGTGGGCAACGTCAAGAGCAACGCGATTCAGTCGGCCGTATCGAACTTTCAGCAGGCCAACGCCGAGGGCGGAGAGTGGACCGTTGGCGACATCGCCCGGCACAGCGCCATCGGAGGCCTCGGGCCCACGATCGTGGGGTCGGGCGAAGAGATCGCCGACCAGCTGCAGGAGTGGGTCGACTACACCGATGTCGACGGGTTCAACCTTGCTTACGCGGTCACCCCCGGCACGTTCGAAGACATTGTTGAGCACGTGATTCCCGTGCTGCAGGCTCGCGGCGTTTACCCTACCGAATATGCGAAGGGCACGCTGCGCAACAAATTGCACGGCCGGGGCGACCGTCTTCCCGCCGAACACAAGGGAGCCAGCTTTAAGGTCTGA
- a CDS encoding GntR family transcriptional regulator translates to MTDAEVTSSPVVATLYDHLLDEIHQGVLQPGDRISDGELAKRFGVSRTPVREAIQRLRDIGVIEASANRFTRVAVVTPRQTMQAMNVWIILYRALVEEVTPRVTDEAIALMEADHAAYLDALKAMDFSAIARTNFDFYSRLRSLSTNDILVRSIASVVHMVRLGSLYLPKALDVHGLADWQQALIDAAKARDVSAAVAAVNGLYAVPIPQSETD, encoded by the coding sequence ATGACCGATGCAGAAGTGACCTCCAGCCCGGTCGTGGCGACCCTTTATGATCACCTTTTGGACGAAATCCATCAGGGGGTGCTGCAGCCGGGCGACCGGATCAGCGACGGGGAGCTGGCCAAACGCTTCGGGGTCTCCCGCACCCCCGTTCGCGAGGCCATTCAGCGCTTGCGCGACATTGGAGTGATCGAGGCGTCGGCCAACCGATTCACCCGCGTGGCCGTAGTGACCCCGCGCCAGACCATGCAGGCCATGAACGTGTGGATCATCCTCTACCGCGCCCTCGTCGAGGAGGTCACCCCGCGGGTTACCGATGAGGCCATCGCCCTAATGGAGGCCGATCACGCCGCCTACCTCGACGCCCTCAAGGCGATGGATTTCTCGGCAATCGCCCGCACCAACTTCGATTTCTATTCGCGTCTGCGCTCACTGAGCACCAACGACATCCTGGTTCGCTCCATCGCCAGCGTCGTGCACATGGTTCGCCTCGGCAGCTTGTACCTGCCCAAGGCGCTCGACGTCCATGGCCTAGCTGACTGGCAGCAGGCTCTGATCGATGCCGCCAAGGCCCGCGACGTCTCGGCAGCGGTAGCAGCAGTCAACGGCCTCTATGCCGTGCCGATTCCGCAGTCAGAAACCGACTGA
- a CDS encoding zinc-binding dehydrogenase codes for MPANSTPSTMLAGRLTISTREFAVREVPVPVPGPGEVRVAVGAAGVCLSDVHLIEGILVPQYLEGDEVTLGHEVAGTVESLGEGVTGVEVGTRVIVQAGKDLPNGRVLTMGVDYDGGWAEYVVAAASAVVAIPDDMPFEQAAIIPDAVSTPWAAISWTGEVKAAESVGVWGVGGLGAHGVQLLRMMGASPIIAIDPLEEARERALRFGADLALDPTNPDFSKHIRAATGGAGLTVAFDFAGVDAVRKQAINSLGLAGRLVIVGMSGTPITIDNSTNFAYLRKQIRGHYGSEPSHVAELVELARAGRIEFSRSVSGIIPLAEAASAIAQLELKEGNPIRLVLVP; via the coding sequence ATGCCTGCGAATTCGACACCATCCACCATGCTCGCCGGTCGGCTCACGATCTCGACCCGTGAGTTTGCCGTTCGCGAAGTGCCCGTCCCCGTGCCGGGACCCGGCGAGGTTCGCGTCGCCGTGGGCGCCGCGGGAGTGTGCCTCTCTGATGTGCATCTCATCGAGGGCATCCTGGTTCCCCAGTACCTCGAGGGCGACGAGGTCACGCTGGGGCACGAGGTCGCCGGAACGGTGGAATCGCTCGGCGAGGGCGTCACCGGTGTCGAGGTCGGCACTCGTGTGATCGTGCAGGCGGGCAAGGACTTGCCGAACGGCCGGGTGCTCACGATGGGCGTGGACTACGACGGAGGTTGGGCGGAGTATGTGGTCGCGGCAGCATCCGCCGTCGTTGCGATCCCCGACGACATGCCGTTCGAGCAGGCCGCGATAATTCCGGATGCTGTCTCCACCCCGTGGGCTGCCATCAGCTGGACGGGAGAGGTCAAGGCTGCCGAGTCCGTGGGCGTGTGGGGCGTCGGCGGGCTCGGTGCACACGGCGTGCAACTGCTGCGGATGATGGGGGCCAGCCCGATCATCGCCATCGACCCTCTTGAGGAGGCCCGCGAACGGGCACTTCGTTTTGGGGCAGATCTGGCGCTAGACCCTACGAACCCCGATTTCTCGAAGCACATCCGCGCGGCGACGGGTGGTGCAGGGCTCACTGTCGCGTTCGACTTCGCGGGCGTGGATGCGGTGCGAAAGCAGGCGATCAACTCGCTAGGGCTCGCGGGACGCCTCGTGATTGTCGGCATGAGCGGCACGCCCATCACGATCGACAACAGCACTAACTTTGCCTATCTGCGCAAGCAGATCCGCGGCCACTACGGGTCTGAACCGTCGCACGTCGCGGAGCTTGTCGAGTTGGCGCGCGCTGGCCGAATCGAGTTCTCCCGGTCGGTGAGCGGCATCATCCCGCTCGCCGAGGCCGCGAGCGCCATCGCCCAGCTCGAGCTCAAAGAGGGCAACCCCATCCGGCTCGTGCTCGTGCCGTAG
- the fgd gene encoding glucose-6-phosphate dehydrogenase (coenzyme-F420), whose product MLKLGLKASAEQFAPRELVEIGVLAENHGFDSVTVSDHFQPWRHNGGHAPFSLAWMTAVGERTDRIQIGTSVMTPTFRYNPAVVAQAFATMGCLYPGRVFLGVGTGEALNEIATGWKGDWPEFKERFARLREAVDLMRQLWVGDRVDFNGEYYSTAGASIYDVPEGGIPIYVAAGGPLVARYAGRAGDGFICTSGKGMDLYTEQLMPAVAEGAAKAGRSIDDIDRMIEIKLSYDTDSETALENTRFWAPLSLTAEQKHDIHDPIEMEAAADALPIEQVAKRWIVGSDPDAVVEQITPYLDAGLNHLVFHGPGHDQKRFIELFERDLAPRLRALA is encoded by the coding sequence ATGCTGAAACTGGGTCTGAAGGCGTCGGCGGAACAGTTTGCCCCGCGGGAGCTCGTGGAGATCGGCGTACTCGCCGAGAATCATGGGTTCGACAGCGTCACCGTGAGCGATCATTTTCAGCCGTGGAGGCACAACGGCGGGCACGCCCCCTTCTCCCTTGCCTGGATGACGGCGGTCGGCGAACGCACCGACCGCATCCAGATCGGCACCTCGGTTATGACGCCTACGTTCCGCTATAACCCCGCGGTCGTGGCGCAGGCCTTTGCCACAATGGGCTGCCTCTACCCCGGTCGCGTCTTTCTGGGAGTTGGCACGGGCGAGGCCCTCAACGAGATCGCCACCGGATGGAAGGGTGATTGGCCCGAATTCAAGGAGCGGTTCGCGCGACTCCGCGAGGCGGTCGACCTGATGCGCCAGCTGTGGGTGGGCGACCGGGTTGATTTCAACGGCGAGTATTACTCCACTGCAGGGGCTTCGATCTACGACGTTCCGGAGGGCGGCATCCCTATCTACGTTGCTGCCGGCGGGCCGCTCGTCGCCCGCTACGCAGGCCGCGCGGGCGACGGGTTCATCTGCACGTCGGGCAAGGGTATGGACCTCTATACCGAGCAGCTCATGCCAGCGGTCGCGGAGGGCGCAGCCAAAGCAGGGCGCAGCATCGACGACATCGACCGCATGATCGAAATCAAGCTTTCGTACGACACCGATTCCGAAACCGCGCTGGAGAACACACGATTCTGGGCGCCTCTCTCGCTGACTGCTGAACAGAAGCACGACATCCACGACCCCATCGAGATGGAGGCCGCGGCGGATGCTCTGCCCATCGAGCAGGTGGCCAAACGATGGATCGTGGGCAGCGATCCGGATGCCGTCGTTGAGCAGATCACTCCGTACCTCGATGCGGGCCTCAATCACCTGGTCTTTCACGGTCCCGGCCACGACCAGAAGCGCTTTATCGAGCTGTTCGAGCGCGACCTCGCCCCACGGTTGCGCGCGCTCGCGTAG
- a CDS encoding D-alanyl-D-alanine carboxypeptidase family protein, with amino-acid sequence MSGEFADLVDMFERAPDAHAVDPEAAAASRKRRRIAGIVAGATALALVTTASIYSVSALTSAIPLSTAHLTAPGVTPGPVAAMTLPVVGSSAIVVSGENDFEAFTGSREMVGALDADAARPIASISKVITALVVLDAKPLGIDEPGPTITFTAADDDLYDKYYVLGATTHTMKKGERMTQRDALEVMLVASASNYAEAVANWAFGSPAGFRNATKTWLAKNGLNATVVVEPTGIDPRNVSTPAELITLGRLAMADPVLAVIVQSPSLDVPGHSPVSNSNTLLGQGGVNGIKTGTLAPYGSNLLFSSVIDVGIGEPLTVTGATLGAFDRDSLSREIMTTLQSIKGGFRSIPLVDQGRVLGTYTTPWGDSASVVTGKAGTLLTWSDTPVTSEITSSSLGEGESGTVVGSITYTAGPRTSSVPLVLDGTIEPPSAWWRLTHPAEVFGW; translated from the coding sequence GTGAGCGGCGAATTCGCCGACCTCGTCGACATGTTTGAGCGAGCTCCGGATGCCCACGCGGTCGACCCTGAGGCCGCAGCGGCATCCCGGAAACGCCGTCGAATTGCGGGAATCGTGGCGGGCGCGACCGCGCTCGCGCTGGTCACGACCGCGAGCATCTATTCCGTCTCGGCCCTGACCTCCGCTATTCCGCTTTCCACCGCCCACCTCACCGCGCCCGGCGTCACGCCAGGGCCCGTCGCCGCGATGACCCTGCCGGTGGTCGGCAGCAGCGCCATCGTCGTGTCGGGCGAGAATGATTTCGAAGCCTTCACCGGCAGCCGCGAGATGGTCGGCGCACTCGATGCCGACGCCGCGCGACCGATCGCGAGCATCAGCAAGGTGATCACGGCGCTTGTCGTTCTCGACGCCAAGCCCCTCGGCATCGACGAACCGGGCCCGACCATCACGTTCACCGCAGCCGATGACGACCTCTACGACAAGTACTACGTGCTCGGCGCTACGACCCACACCATGAAAAAGGGCGAGCGGATGACGCAGCGCGACGCCCTCGAAGTCATGCTCGTCGCCTCCGCCTCCAACTATGCCGAGGCCGTGGCGAACTGGGCGTTCGGATCCCCTGCAGGCTTCCGAAATGCAACCAAAACGTGGCTTGCCAAGAACGGGCTGAACGCCACGGTTGTCGTTGAGCCGACCGGCATCGACCCCCGCAACGTGAGCACCCCTGCCGAGCTCATCACGCTGGGCAGGCTAGCCATGGCCGACCCGGTCCTCGCCGTGATCGTCCAATCGCCGAGCCTCGATGTTCCCGGCCACAGTCCCGTGAGCAACAGCAACACACTCCTCGGGCAAGGGGGCGTGAACGGAATCAAGACGGGCACCCTCGCCCCCTATGGCAGCAACCTTCTGTTCTCCTCGGTCATCGACGTGGGCATCGGCGAACCCCTCACGGTGACGGGCGCCACCCTCGGTGCGTTCGACCGTGACTCGCTCTCCCGAGAAATAATGACCACGCTGCAGTCGATCAAGGGCGGCTTTCGCAGCATCCCCCTCGTCGACCAGGGCAGAGTGCTCGGAACCTATACGACGCCGTGGGGCGACAGCGCCTCCGTGGTCACGGGCAAAGCGGGCACCCTGCTCACGTGGTCAGATACCCCCGTGACCTCAGAGATCACGTCGTCAAGCCTTGGTGAGGGGGAAAGCGGCACTGTTGTCGGTTCGATCACCTACACGGCGGGTCCGCGAACCAGCTCGGTGCCGCTCGTGCTCGACGGCACGATCGAGCCGCCGAGTGCGTGGTGGCGACTCACCCATCCCGCCGAGGTCTTCGGATGGTAG
- a CDS encoding alpha/beta fold hydrolase translates to MARFDVPGASIYYETDGDPASPALLLIHAGIATLRMWDPIVPTLARDHYVIRLDCRGFGESTTDDVEFSNNDDILALLDHLGVEKATILGCSRGGQIAIDFAVEHPSRVSGLIVVGGGPSGFPDIDLTPEEDAMFDRLDLAFEQAEWEKLNRLEVELWALGVSRDPAELDPDFVRTAYALNEPNLRHVGAKAKPIPLEPPSYDRVTDIAVPALIAVGDHDLSETFAEFEYLLSTIPESDGARFAHSAHLPSVEHPAEFAQVVHRWLSQHNL, encoded by the coding sequence ATGGCCAGATTCGATGTCCCCGGCGCTTCGATCTACTACGAGACCGATGGCGACCCAGCATCCCCCGCTCTGCTGCTTATCCACGCGGGGATTGCCACGTTGCGCATGTGGGATCCGATCGTGCCAACGCTCGCGCGCGACCACTATGTGATTCGCCTCGATTGTCGCGGATTCGGCGAATCGACCACCGACGACGTGGAGTTCTCCAACAACGACGACATTTTGGCCCTGCTTGATCATCTGGGCGTCGAGAAGGCCACGATTCTCGGATGCTCCCGCGGCGGGCAGATCGCCATCGATTTCGCCGTCGAGCACCCCTCTCGCGTGTCTGGACTCATCGTGGTGGGTGGCGGGCCGAGCGGGTTCCCCGATATCGACCTCACCCCAGAAGAGGACGCCATGTTCGACAGGCTCGACCTGGCGTTCGAGCAGGCAGAGTGGGAGAAGCTCAATCGGCTTGAGGTTGAGCTGTGGGCCCTGGGGGTCTCGCGAGACCCTGCCGAGCTCGACCCCGACTTTGTTCGCACAGCGTATGCGCTGAACGAACCGAATCTGCGACACGTGGGCGCCAAGGCGAAACCGATCCCCCTTGAGCCGCCGTCGTATGACCGAGTCACCGACATCGCGGTGCCTGCCCTCATCGCCGTGGGAGATCATGACCTGAGCGAAACGTTCGCCGAGTTCGAATACCTGCTCAGCACGATTCCGGAATCCGACGGAGCGCGGTTCGCCCACTCCGCCCACCTGCCAAGCGTGGAGCATCCGGCCGAGTTCGCGCAGGTCGTGCACCGCTGGCTCTCCCAGCACAACCTGTAG
- a CDS encoding exodeoxyribonuclease III, which yields MRVATWNVNSIRTRYGRVVDWLVREDIDVLGMQEIKCKPEQFPLEAFEEAGYEVVAHGLNQWNGVAFASRLPLEDVETSFELQPGFLKGAEGPDQPLEARALGATVDGVRLWSLYVPNGRAIDDPHYVYKLDWLTRLRTASDNWMKENPGSPLALMGDFNVAPTDADMGDPSFVPGLSTHISQPERDAFAAFETIGMTDVVRPIVPEGFTFWDYKQLRFPRNEGMRIDFILGNPEFADLVTDASIHRNERKGDAPSDHVPVVVDLAIEGDDDDRPMIF from the coding sequence ATGCGCGTCGCCACCTGGAATGTGAACTCGATCCGAACCCGCTACGGGAGGGTGGTCGATTGGCTCGTGCGCGAAGACATCGATGTGCTCGGCATGCAGGAGATCAAATGCAAGCCAGAGCAGTTTCCCCTCGAAGCCTTCGAGGAGGCCGGCTATGAGGTCGTCGCCCACGGCCTCAACCAGTGGAACGGTGTCGCCTTCGCAAGCCGCCTGCCGCTGGAGGATGTCGAAACGTCGTTTGAGCTCCAGCCCGGATTCCTCAAGGGCGCCGAGGGGCCCGACCAGCCCCTCGAGGCTCGCGCGCTCGGCGCGACCGTCGACGGCGTTCGCCTGTGGAGCCTGTACGTGCCCAACGGCCGCGCCATTGACGACCCCCACTACGTGTACAAGCTGGACTGGCTCACCCGGCTTCGCACGGCATCCGACAACTGGATGAAAGAGAACCCCGGGTCACCGCTCGCTCTGATGGGCGACTTCAACGTCGCTCCGACCGATGCGGATATGGGCGACCCGTCCTTTGTTCCTGGGCTCTCGACCCACATCTCTCAGCCGGAGCGCGACGCTTTCGCGGCCTTCGAGACGATTGGGATGACCGATGTCGTGCGGCCGATCGTGCCGGAGGGCTTCACTTTCTGGGACTACAAGCAGCTGCGATTCCCCCGCAACGAGGGCATGCGCATCGACTTCATCCTGGGCAACCCCGAGTTCGCCGATCTTGTGACCGACGCCTCGATTCACCGCAACGAGCGCAAGGGCGACGCGCCCAGCGACCATGTTCCCGTCGTCGTCGACCTTGCCATCGAGGGCGATGATGACGATCGTCCGATGATCTTCTAG
- a CDS encoding AEC family transporter — translation MTGVLIGFAIIAAIIATGYVVGRVDLLGPHAQPVIAKLVFFVLSPSLLFTILADAKVSDLFSPILAVSLLSALAAFAVFGFVALVVWRRKLPEAVIGALASGYVNANNIGIPVSLYVLGDASYSAPVILLQLLIVAPVALGILDVTSGGGASFGRVITQPLRNPIIIGSTLGVIVSVTGITIPDAVMEPFRIIGAAAVPLMLISYGMSLHGARILKPGTGRKDVVLASALKLLLMPAMAWLLGHFVFHLEGHELFVAVALASLPTAQNVFNFAQRYGRGSIVARDTILITTVASMPVLLAASVLLR, via the coding sequence GTGACAGGGGTATTGATCGGTTTCGCGATCATCGCGGCGATAATCGCCACAGGGTATGTCGTGGGCCGGGTAGATCTTCTCGGCCCGCATGCCCAGCCCGTCATCGCCAAGCTCGTGTTCTTTGTGCTTTCGCCGTCCCTGCTGTTCACGATCCTCGCCGACGCCAAAGTGAGCGACCTCTTCTCGCCGATTCTGGCGGTCTCTCTGTTGTCGGCCCTTGCGGCGTTCGCCGTCTTCGGTTTCGTTGCGCTCGTCGTGTGGCGGCGAAAGTTGCCAGAGGCGGTTATCGGCGCCCTTGCCTCCGGCTACGTCAACGCCAACAACATCGGCATCCCCGTCTCCCTATATGTGCTGGGGGATGCGTCGTATTCCGCGCCGGTCATCCTGTTGCAGTTGCTCATCGTTGCCCCGGTGGCGCTGGGCATCCTCGACGTAACGTCGGGCGGGGGTGCATCGTTCGGTCGCGTCATAACGCAGCCGCTGCGCAACCCCATCATCATCGGCTCAACGCTCGGCGTCATCGTCTCGGTCACCGGAATCACGATCCCCGACGCCGTCATGGAGCCGTTCCGCATCATCGGCGCCGCCGCTGTGCCGCTCATGCTCATCAGCTATGGAATGTCGCTGCATGGCGCCCGCATCCTGAAGCCCGGCACGGGGCGCAAGGATGTTGTGCTCGCCTCGGCGCTCAAACTTCTGTTGATGCCCGCTATGGCGTGGCTCCTCGGCCACTTCGTCTTTCACCTCGAGGGGCACGAGCTGTTTGTCGCGGTGGCGCTGGCCTCCCTGCCGACGGCGCAGAACGTGTTCAACTTCGCCCAGCGCTACGGGCGTGGTTCGATCGTTGCGCGCGACACAATTCTCATCACGACCGTCGCGTCGATGCCTGTGCTGCTGGCAGCATCCGTTCTGCTGCGCTGA
- the acs gene encoding acetate--CoA ligase — MANIRELLVETRSYPAPAAIAADANVTAEAWAEAAADPVAFWEKAADRLDWHERWHTAHTWEPALRPDGSLQPPKAEWFAGGKLNVAVNCVDRHVDAGNGDKVAYFFEGEPGDTRTITYADLQREVAKAAHALTELGIGPGDRVVVYLPVIPETTIITLAIARVGAVHSLVFGGFSAEALRFRIEDTGAKLLVTSDGQFRRGKAVGVKAQSDEAAADQPTLEHVLVVRRTGEENVPWTEGRDVWWHDVVDRQPEVHEAEFFDAEHPLFIIYTSGTTGKPKGLVHTGGGYLAQTSWSHWAIFDIKDDDVYWCTADLAWVTAHTYAIYGPLSNGVTQVMYEGTPDTPRPGRHFDIIKKYGVTIYYTAPTLIRTYMTWFSQGIPAEFDFSSIRLLGSVGEAINPEAWMWFRDNIGAGTAPIIDTWWQSETGSAIMAPLPGVTTLKPGSVSRALPALSTRVVDEAGDDVAPGSGGYLVVEGTWPSMARTVWGNPQRYLDSYWARFADRGFFFSGDGGKADADGDMWVLGRVDDVINVSGHRLSTIEIESSLVAHPLVGEAGVTRGTDATTGEAIVAFVVPSRELTDADDIAATLRAHIAHEIGPIAKPRDIVVVPDLPKTRSGKIMRRLLGDIIDGRPLGDVTSLQDSTVPGLIAQIVSERAPQHRPQELSAP, encoded by the coding sequence ATCGCGAACATCCGCGAGCTGCTCGTGGAGACCCGCAGCTACCCTGCCCCTGCGGCAATCGCGGCGGATGCGAACGTCACGGCTGAGGCCTGGGCTGAGGCCGCAGCCGACCCCGTCGCCTTCTGGGAGAAGGCCGCCGACCGGCTCGACTGGCACGAGCGGTGGCACACGGCTCATACGTGGGAGCCCGCCCTGCGCCCCGATGGGTCGCTGCAGCCACCCAAGGCAGAGTGGTTCGCGGGCGGAAAGCTCAACGTGGCCGTCAACTGCGTCGACCGCCATGTGGATGCTGGCAACGGCGACAAGGTCGCCTACTTTTTTGAGGGCGAGCCTGGTGACACCCGCACGATCACGTATGCCGACCTGCAGCGCGAGGTCGCGAAGGCCGCCCACGCTCTCACCGAGCTGGGCATCGGCCCCGGTGACCGCGTCGTTGTCTACCTCCCGGTGATCCCCGAGACCACGATCATCACGCTCGCGATCGCCCGCGTCGGCGCGGTTCATTCGCTCGTGTTCGGCGGGTTTAGCGCCGAGGCCCTGCGGTTCCGCATCGAAGACACGGGCGCCAAGCTGCTCGTGACCTCCGACGGCCAGTTCCGCCGCGGCAAGGCCGTTGGTGTCAAGGCTCAGTCCGATGAGGCCGCCGCAGACCAGCCGACGCTTGAGCACGTGCTCGTCGTGCGCCGGACTGGCGAAGAGAATGTGCCGTGGACGGAGGGCCGCGACGTGTGGTGGCACGATGTGGTCGACCGCCAGCCCGAGGTTCATGAGGCGGAGTTCTTCGATGCCGAGCATCCGCTCTTCATCATCTACACCTCGGGAACGACGGGCAAACCCAAGGGGCTCGTGCACACCGGCGGAGGCTACCTGGCCCAGACGTCGTGGAGCCATTGGGCGATCTTCGACATCAAGGATGACGACGTGTACTGGTGCACGGCCGACCTCGCATGGGTAACCGCCCACACCTACGCGATTTACGGCCCGCTCTCGAACGGCGTCACCCAGGTCATGTACGAGGGAACCCCGGACACCCCGCGCCCCGGCCGCCACTTCGACATCATCAAGAAGTACGGCGTGACGATCTACTACACGGCACCAACGCTCATCCGCACCTATATGACGTGGTTCTCGCAGGGCATTCCGGCAGAGTTCGACTTCTCGAGCATCCGCCTGCTCGGCTCGGTTGGCGAGGCCATTAACCCCGAGGCGTGGATGTGGTTCCGCGACAATATCGGCGCCGGCACCGCCCCCATCATCGACACGTGGTGGCAGTCGGAAACGGGCTCGGCGATCATGGCTCCGCTGCCGGGTGTGACAACGCTCAAGCCGGGCTCCGTGAGCAGGGCGCTGCCCGCGCTCAGCACGCGCGTCGTCGACGAGGCCGGTGACGATGTGGCGCCGGGATCCGGCGGCTACCTCGTCGTCGAGGGCACCTGGCCATCGATGGCCCGCACCGTGTGGGGCAACCCGCAGCGGTACCTCGACTCTTACTGGGCCCGCTTCGCCGACCGCGGATTCTTCTTCAGTGGCGACGGCGGCAAGGCCGATGCCGACGGCGACATGTGGGTTCTCGGGCGCGTTGACGACGTGATCAACGTCTCCGGTCACCGTCTCTCGACAATCGAAATCGAATCGTCGCTGGTCGCGCATCCGCTCGTCGGAGAAGCGGGCGTAACCAGGGGGACGGATGCCACGACAGGCGAGGCCATCGTGGCGTTCGTCGTGCCCAGCCGCGAGCTCACCGACGCCGACGACATCGCCGCCACCCTGCGCGCCCACATCGCCCACGAGATCGGGCCGATCGCCAAGCCACGGGACATCGTGGTCGTCCCCGACCTGCCCAAGACACGATCGGGCAAGATCATGCGCAGGCTTCTGGGCGACATCATCGACGGTCGACCACTGGGCGATGTCACCTCGCTTCAGGATTCGACCGTGCCGGGACTCATCGCGCAGATCGTCTCCGAAAGGGCCCCACAACACCGCCCACAAGAACTGAGCGCGCCTTAG